The Populus alba chromosome 6, ASM523922v2, whole genome shotgun sequence genome contains a region encoding:
- the LOC118053111 gene encoding uncharacterized protein isoform X1 produces MDSGIQSPQLENTETKATFRKPSNDMANRKYRRHSPMNGSSLSDGSPKRDQSSSPVVQRDDPAKASQRRKGEEKELDRDSGRSRYEKNGESYRHSDRYSSRSSHGYSRNDDYSRHDRRVDDGDRHHQVVSHSGRESKDGDRGRSRDYARNSEKYSRDRHDGSGHRNRDKERELSEHQKLKDKDFSPDRIGSGRKYTSIVSEEKDRDWHRRDRDGRDEKRDYHRSSGDHKSDRSSYYEDTRGYRNDSSGKDRLRESYKSDPKELNGLKEKKKHDNWETSRDKDRYSKAPGEKNDDKSAFGSEKPESPAKKPKLFSSSKDLDYSGDVNQKQSSSSMLAQEVDNKVNVGQAHANTSEAANDLDAAKVAAMKAAELVNKNLVGVGFMSTEQKKKLLWGSKKSAAPEETGRRWDTVMFGDRERQEKFNKLMSLSLPWCLWPIVGCKRRCEGGAPTRQSRCRETEGTSDGSRKTVHCWASTKRWPHCWIGSLSICLRSHKTLFPDILLHFCARITISVTICACHVCPWTSRILPKERSHLRDFCILIVLKCSCLLQFCMIT; encoded by the exons ATGGATTCCGGCATTCAGTCTCCGCAGTTGGAGAATACTGAAACGAAAGCAACATTTCGTAAGCCTTCTAATGATATGGCTAACAGGAAATATCGACGCCATTCTCCTATGAATGGGTCATCCTTGTCTGATG GGAGTCCGAAGCGTGATCAAAGCTCTAGTCCGGTAGTTCAGAGGGATGATCCTGCAAAAGCTTCTCAGAGAAGGAAGGGTGAAGAGAAAGAACTGGATAGGGATTCTGGGAGGAGTCGGTATGAGAAGAATGGAGAATCGTATAGACATTCTGATCGCTATTCTTCCAGGAGTTCTCATGGTTATTCTAGGAATGATGACTATAGTAGACATGACAGGCGTGTAGATGATGGAGACAGGCATCATCAGGTGGTTTCTCATTCTGGCCGGGAGTCAAAGGATGGTGACCGTGGTAGGTCAAGGGACTATGCCAGAAATTCGGAGAAATATTCTCGTGATAGACATGATGGTTCAGGTCACAGAAACAGGGACAAAGAGAGGGAATTATCGGAGCATCAGAAGTTGAAAGATAAGGACTTTTCACCTGATAGAATTGGATCTGGTAGGAAATATACTAGCATAGTCTCTGAAGAGAAGGATAGGGATTGGCATAGGCGGGACAGAGATGGTCGTGATGAGAAGAGAGATTATCATAGGAGTTCTGGAGATCATAAAAGTGATCGATCATCCTATTACGAGGACACGAGAGGATATCGAAATGACTCTTCTGGAAAGGATCGCCTTAGAGAGTCTTATAAGAGTGACCCAAAGGAATTGAATGGCctgaaggaaaagaagaaacatgATAACTGGGAAACTAGCAGGGATAAGGATCGGTACAGTAAAGCACCAGGGGAAAAGAATGATGATAAATCTGCTTTTGGGAGTGAAAAACCAGAATCTCCTGCCAAAAAGCCAAAATTGTTTAGCTCTAGCAAGGACCTAGATTACAGCGGAGACG TTAATCAAAAGCAGTCTTCAAGTTCAATGCTAGCCCAGGAGGTTGATAATAAGGTCAATGTAGGACAAGCACATGCCAATACTTCAGAGGCAGCTAATGATCTAGATGCTGCAAAGGTTGCTGCTATGAAAGCTGCTGAATTAG TTAACAAGAATCTAGTTGGAGTGGGTTTTATGTCTACTGAGCAAAAGAAGAAGCTGCTTTGGGGGAGTAAAAAGAGTGCTGCTCCAGAAGAG ACTGGTCGCCGGTGGGATACCGTTATGTTTGGCGATCGTGAAAGGCAAGAAAAGTTCAACAAACTCATG AGTCTGAGTTTGCCTTGGTGCCTATGGCCAATTGTAGGGTGTAAAAGGAGATGTGAAGGTGGAGCCCCAACCCGACAGTCAAGATGCAGAGAAACAGAAGGAACTTCAGATGGATCTAGAAAAACAGTACACTGCTGGGCTTCGACGAAGAGATGGCCGCACTGTTGGATTGGGTCTTTGAGCATCTGTTTAAGAtctcacaaaacactgtttCCAGATATTTTGCTGCACTTTTGTGCAAGAATCACGATTTCTGTAACTATATGCGCTTGCCATGTTTGCCCTTGGACATCTCGCATTTTGCCTAAGGAACGGTCTCACTTGAGAGATTTTTGTATCCTGATTGTGCTGAAGTGTTCATGTTTGTTGCAATTTTGCATGATTACATGA
- the LOC118053111 gene encoding uncharacterized protein isoform X2, translating to MDSGIQSPQLENTETKATFRKPSNDMANRKYRRHSPMNGSSLSDGSPKRDQSSSPVVQRDDPAKASQRRKGEEKELDRDSGRSRYEKNGESYRHSDRYSSRSSHGYSRNDDYSRHDRRVDDGDRHHQVVSHSGRESKDGDRGRSRDYARNSEKYSRDRHDGSGHRNRDKERELSEHQKLKDKDFSPDRIGSGRKYTSIVSEEKDRDWHRRDRDGRDEKRDYHRSSGDHKSDRSSYYEDTRGYRNDSSGKDRLRESYKSDPKELNGLKEKKKHDNWETSRDKDRYSKAPGEKNDDKSAFGSEKPESPAKKPKLFSSSKDLDYSGDVNQKQSSSSMLAQEVDNKVNVGQAHANTSEAANDLDAAKVAAMKAAELVNKNLVGVGFMSTEQKKKLLWGSKKSAAPEETGRRWDTVMFGDRERQEKFNKLMGVKGDVKVEPQPDSQDAEKQKELQMDLEKQYTAGLRRRDGRTVGLGL from the exons ATGGATTCCGGCATTCAGTCTCCGCAGTTGGAGAATACTGAAACGAAAGCAACATTTCGTAAGCCTTCTAATGATATGGCTAACAGGAAATATCGACGCCATTCTCCTATGAATGGGTCATCCTTGTCTGATG GGAGTCCGAAGCGTGATCAAAGCTCTAGTCCGGTAGTTCAGAGGGATGATCCTGCAAAAGCTTCTCAGAGAAGGAAGGGTGAAGAGAAAGAACTGGATAGGGATTCTGGGAGGAGTCGGTATGAGAAGAATGGAGAATCGTATAGACATTCTGATCGCTATTCTTCCAGGAGTTCTCATGGTTATTCTAGGAATGATGACTATAGTAGACATGACAGGCGTGTAGATGATGGAGACAGGCATCATCAGGTGGTTTCTCATTCTGGCCGGGAGTCAAAGGATGGTGACCGTGGTAGGTCAAGGGACTATGCCAGAAATTCGGAGAAATATTCTCGTGATAGACATGATGGTTCAGGTCACAGAAACAGGGACAAAGAGAGGGAATTATCGGAGCATCAGAAGTTGAAAGATAAGGACTTTTCACCTGATAGAATTGGATCTGGTAGGAAATATACTAGCATAGTCTCTGAAGAGAAGGATAGGGATTGGCATAGGCGGGACAGAGATGGTCGTGATGAGAAGAGAGATTATCATAGGAGTTCTGGAGATCATAAAAGTGATCGATCATCCTATTACGAGGACACGAGAGGATATCGAAATGACTCTTCTGGAAAGGATCGCCTTAGAGAGTCTTATAAGAGTGACCCAAAGGAATTGAATGGCctgaaggaaaagaagaaacatgATAACTGGGAAACTAGCAGGGATAAGGATCGGTACAGTAAAGCACCAGGGGAAAAGAATGATGATAAATCTGCTTTTGGGAGTGAAAAACCAGAATCTCCTGCCAAAAAGCCAAAATTGTTTAGCTCTAGCAAGGACCTAGATTACAGCGGAGACG TTAATCAAAAGCAGTCTTCAAGTTCAATGCTAGCCCAGGAGGTTGATAATAAGGTCAATGTAGGACAAGCACATGCCAATACTTCAGAGGCAGCTAATGATCTAGATGCTGCAAAGGTTGCTGCTATGAAAGCTGCTGAATTAG TTAACAAGAATCTAGTTGGAGTGGGTTTTATGTCTACTGAGCAAAAGAAGAAGCTGCTTTGGGGGAGTAAAAAGAGTGCTGCTCCAGAAGAG ACTGGTCGCCGGTGGGATACCGTTATGTTTGGCGATCGTGAAAGGCAAGAAAAGTTCAACAAACTCATG GGTGTAAAAGGAGATGTGAAGGTGGAGCCCCAACCCGACAGTCAAGATGCAGAGAAACAGAAGGAACTTCAGATGGATCTAGAAAAACAGTACACTGCTGGGCTTCGACGAAGAGATGGCCGCACTGTTGGATTGGGTCTTTGA
- the LOC118053111 gene encoding uncharacterized protein isoform X3, with protein MDSGIQSPQLENTETKATFRKPSNDMANRKYRRHSPMNGSSLSDGSPKRDQSSSPVVQRDDPAKASQRRKGEEKELDRDSGRSRYEKNGESYRHSDRYSSRSSHGYSRNDDYSRHDRRVDDGDRHHQVVSHSGRESKDGDRGRSRDYARNSEKYSRDRHDGSGHRNRDKERELSEHQKLKDKDFSPDRIGSGRKYTSIVSEEKDRDWHRRDRDGRDEKRDYHRSSGDHKSDRSSYYEDTRGYRNDSSGKDRLRESYKSDPKELNGLKEKKKHDNWETSRDKDRYSKAPGEKNDDKSAFGSEKPESPAKKPKLFSSSKDLDYSGDVNQKQSSSSMLAQEVDNKVNVGQAHANTSEAANDLDAAKVAAMKAAELECILQEGFSLQSHALL; from the exons ATGGATTCCGGCATTCAGTCTCCGCAGTTGGAGAATACTGAAACGAAAGCAACATTTCGTAAGCCTTCTAATGATATGGCTAACAGGAAATATCGACGCCATTCTCCTATGAATGGGTCATCCTTGTCTGATG GGAGTCCGAAGCGTGATCAAAGCTCTAGTCCGGTAGTTCAGAGGGATGATCCTGCAAAAGCTTCTCAGAGAAGGAAGGGTGAAGAGAAAGAACTGGATAGGGATTCTGGGAGGAGTCGGTATGAGAAGAATGGAGAATCGTATAGACATTCTGATCGCTATTCTTCCAGGAGTTCTCATGGTTATTCTAGGAATGATGACTATAGTAGACATGACAGGCGTGTAGATGATGGAGACAGGCATCATCAGGTGGTTTCTCATTCTGGCCGGGAGTCAAAGGATGGTGACCGTGGTAGGTCAAGGGACTATGCCAGAAATTCGGAGAAATATTCTCGTGATAGACATGATGGTTCAGGTCACAGAAACAGGGACAAAGAGAGGGAATTATCGGAGCATCAGAAGTTGAAAGATAAGGACTTTTCACCTGATAGAATTGGATCTGGTAGGAAATATACTAGCATAGTCTCTGAAGAGAAGGATAGGGATTGGCATAGGCGGGACAGAGATGGTCGTGATGAGAAGAGAGATTATCATAGGAGTTCTGGAGATCATAAAAGTGATCGATCATCCTATTACGAGGACACGAGAGGATATCGAAATGACTCTTCTGGAAAGGATCGCCTTAGAGAGTCTTATAAGAGTGACCCAAAGGAATTGAATGGCctgaaggaaaagaagaaacatgATAACTGGGAAACTAGCAGGGATAAGGATCGGTACAGTAAAGCACCAGGGGAAAAGAATGATGATAAATCTGCTTTTGGGAGTGAAAAACCAGAATCTCCTGCCAAAAAGCCAAAATTGTTTAGCTCTAGCAAGGACCTAGATTACAGCGGAGACG TTAATCAAAAGCAGTCTTCAAGTTCAATGCTAGCCCAGGAGGTTGATAATAAGGTCAATGTAGGACAAGCACATGCCAATACTTCAGAGGCAGCTAATGATCTAGATGCTGCAAAGGTTGCTGCTATGAAAGCTGCTGAATTAG AGTGTATACTTCAAGAGGGATTTAGCTTGCAGTCTCATGCTCTTTTATGA
- the LOC118053113 gene encoding F-box protein At2g26850 gives MRSEGRMLSLGPRFWGEFSSFLVSWFNKGRFVVSLFQVPVKMPLKKVNLGSRVQEIVEEEEEEPSLLDLPELALERILERLSPAGLCSMAGVCSSLRDRCRSDHLWEKHLKQKWGRVIGESAYKEWQWHIASSKMSSLLDQRNQKGFMGSLISMWPFCWFKPKCESRSKPTTCLPVDSIMALYLSLESGKFWFPAQVYNRENGHVGFMLSCYDAQLSYDSKTDTFQARYSPFARQTIEQSIHWERLRAPPVDTPAHVLHTSDCLSDLKPGDHIEIQWRRSKEFPYGWWYAVVGHQELCDGNQNRCRCRHDDTVVLEFSQYTPGSRWRQTIINRKDHREVGNEADGFYGGIRKLCKAEEISKWKQLWPNQIVD, from the exons aTGAGGAGTGAGGGGAGGATGTTGTCGTTGGGACCTCGGTTTTGGGGGgagttttctagttttcttgTTTCATGGTTCAATAAAGGAAGGTTTGTTGTTAGTTTGTTTCAAGTTCCTGTGAAAATGCCACTGAAGAAGGTGAATCTTGGTTCAAGAGTTCAAGAGattgtggaggaggaggaggaggagcctTCTCTTCTGGATTTGCCTGAGTTGGCCTTGGAACGCATCCTCGAGAGGCTTTCACCTGCTGGATTGTGCAGCATGGCTGGAGTTTGTAGCTCTTTAAGGGATAGGTGTAGAAGTGATCACTTATGGGAGAAACACTTGAAGCAGAAATGGGGTAGAGTGATTGGTGAGTCTGCTTATAAGGAATGGCAATGGCATATAGCCTCAAGTAAGATGTCGAGCCTTTTAGatcaaagaaatcaaaagggTTTCATGGGATCTCTTATTAGTATGTGGCCTTTTTGTTGGTTTAAACCCAAGTGTGAAAGTAGAAGCAAGCCAACAACTTGTTTACCAGTTGATTCAATCATGGCTTTGTATCTCTCTCTTGAAAGTGGCAAGTTTTGGTTTCCAGCTCAGGTTTATAACCGTGAG AACGGACATGTTGGATTTATGCTGTCATGTTATGATGCACAACTCAGCTATGATTCCAAGACAGACACCTTTCAGGCAAG GTATTCTCCTTTTGCGCGGCAAACAATAGAGCAAAGCATACACTGGGAAAGGCTAAGAGCAccaccagttgatactcctgcACATGTTCTTCATACTTCTGATTGTTTGAGTGACCTGAAACCCGGTGATCACATCGAGATCCAATGGAGGCGAAGCAAAGAGTTCCCTTATG GTTGGTGGTATGCTGTTGTGGGGCATCAGGAATTATGTGATGGGAATCAGAATCGATGCCGTTGTCGACACGACG ATACAGTAGTACTGGAGTTCAGCCAATACACTCCTGGATCTCGATGGAGACAGACGATAATAAACAGAAAGGACCACAGGGAAGTAGGAAACGAAGCTGATGGTTTTTATGGAGGAATTAGAAAGCTTTGCAAGGCTGAAGAAATCTCAAAATGGAAGCAGCTATGGCCGAACCAAATCGTCGATTAG
- the LOC118053088 gene encoding rhomboid-like protein 20, producing MNGGPSGFHNAPVTRICVIASAIFSVFLGIKGGSNKLGLSYQDIFRNPRLWKLVLSVFAFSSTPEMMFGLYLLYYFRVFERQIGSNKYSVFILFSVIVSLLFEVFAVTLLQDPLANLLTSGPYGLIFASFVPFYFDIPVSTRFRVVGVHLSDKSFIYLAGVQLLLSSWKRSILPGICGILAGSLYRLNLFGIRKAKFPEFIASFFSRLSWPSTGSPRGATSRNVTGSAPSYAGRHVQRTYPAPMAPSTEPSEDAIATLASMGFDRNSARQALVQARNDVNTATNILLEAQSH from the exons ATGAACGGCGGCCCATCTGGTTTCC ACAATGCACCAGTTACAAGAATATGTGTTATTGCAAGCGCTATCTTTAGCGTTTTCTTGGGGATCAAAGGTGGCTCTAACAAGCTTGGATTATCGTATCAG GATATTTTCAGGAATCCACGTCTCTGGAAGTTAGTTTTGTCAGTTTTTGCCTTTTCATCTACACCAGAAATGATGTTTGGGCTATATCTTCTTTACTACTTCAGGGTCTTTGAGAGACAGATTGGTTCCAACAAGTACTCT GTCTTTATTTTGTTCTCTGTGATAGTCTCTTTGCTCTTTGAGGTCTTTGCTGTCACACTCCTTCAAG ATCCCTTAGCCAACCTTTTGACATCAGGACCTTATGGTCTTATATTTGCTTCATTTGTTCCCTTCTACTTTGACATTCCAGTATCAACTCGGTTTCGAGTCGTTGGAGTCCACCTTTCTGACAAGTCTTTCATATATCTAGCTGGTGTTCAG CTTCTTTTATCATCATGGAAAAGATCAATTTTGCCTGGGATATGTGGTATCCTTGCTGGTTCCTTGTATCGTCTGAACCTCTTTGGTATCCGTAAGGCAAAG TTCCCTGAGTTCATAGCTTCATTCTTCTCACGGCTTTCTTGGCCATCTACGGGCAGTCCACGTGGAGCAACTTCTAGGAATGTAACAGGAAGTGCACCATCCTATGCTGGCCGTCATGTGCAG AGAACCTATCCTGCTCCCATGGCTCCTTCCACCGAGCCATCAGAGGATGCCATCGCTACTCTGGCTTCTATGGGTTTCGATAGGAACTCAGCTAGACAGGCACTTGTGCAGGCTAGGAATGATGTCAACACAGCTACAAACATCCTTCTTGAAGCACAGTCCCACTGA